A region from the Corylus avellana chromosome ca7, CavTom2PMs-1.0 genome encodes:
- the LOC132187909 gene encoding probable 2' cyclic ADP-D-ribose synthase BdTIR, producing the protein MNRLSSSAAMNFHRQLLAHHSRTQLIKRAIKPCEVFINHRGIDTKKTIATLLYDYLHRFNLRPFLDNKTMKPGDKLFEKIDGAIQGCKIGVAVFSPNYCKSYFCLHELALFMESKKKVIPIFCDIKPSQLSVPSNGVFSENELRRFRWALEEAKHTVGLTFDSFKGNMADVVTSASEIVIESLIELENEEHMKRRKSPLSQ; encoded by the exons ATGAATCGCTTATCATCATCAGCAGCCATGAACTTCCACCGCCAATTACTCGCCCATCACAGCCGAACCCAGCTGATCAAACGAGCGATCAAGCCCTGTGAAGTGTTCATAAACCATAGAGGGATTGACACGAAGAAAACAATAGCCACCTTGCTGTACGATTATCTTCACCGTTTCAACCTACGTCCTTTTCTAGACAACAAGACAATGAAGCCGGGAGACAAACTTTTCGAAAAGATCGATGGTGCAATACAAGGATGCAAAATCGGCGTTGCCGTTTTTTCTCCCAATTATTGTAAATCATATTTTTGTCTGCACGAGCTGGCTCTTTTCATGGAGTCAAAGAAGAAGGTCATCCCTATTTTTTGCGACATTAAGCCTTCCCAGCTTTCTGTTCCGAGTAATGGCGTTTTCTCAGAGAATGAGCTCCGGCGGTTTCGCTGGGCTCTTGAGGAGGCTAAGCACACCGTTGGGCTCACGTTCGACTCCTTCAAGGg gaaCATGGCAGATGTTGTGACAAGTGCTTCAGAAATTGTGATCGAGAGCTTGATAGAGCTTGAGAATGAAGAACATATGAAGCGTAGGAAATCTCCTCTCTCACAGTAA